Proteins from one Nitrobacteraceae bacterium AZCC 2146 genomic window:
- a CDS encoding hypothetical protein (product_source=Hypo-rule applied; cleavage_site_network=SignalP-noTM), giving the protein MTSIKSVRRGLIRSLGVAAAAAMMVSVAPARAVSLIGPGAAPAAKQVGDALTTQVQHHGSGFRGGGGGGGAPHGGGGGGGGGFRGGGAPAFHGGGGGGFRGGGPAFHGGGGGGFRAAAPAFHGGGFRASRPAFVGGGFRHGPAFHGGGFRHGGPMIARRHFIAPAYHYGYRRHHFRPHYYGYSYGPSYYYPRYYHSRRFCRIVMTYYGPRKICRYRPWHHRYYHHRRHHRFNIYW; this is encoded by the coding sequence ATGACGTCGATCAAGAGTGTGCGACGCGGACTGATCCGCTCGCTCGGTGTCGCGGCAGCAGCTGCCATGATGGTGTCGGTCGCACCGGCGCGGGCGGTCTCGCTGATCGGCCCGGGCGCCGCGCCTGCGGCGAAGCAGGTCGGCGACGCGCTGACTACCCAGGTGCAGCACCACGGCAGCGGCTTTCGTGGCGGTGGCGGTGGCGGCGGCGCTCCGCATGGAGGCGGTGGCGGCGGCGGTGGTGGTTTTCGTGGAGGCGGCGCTCCCGCGTTTCACGGCGGCGGTGGCGGCGGTTTCCGAGGCGGCGGCCCGGCCTTTCATGGTGGTGGAGGCGGCGGATTCAGAGCTGCAGCCCCGGCGTTCCATGGCGGCGGCTTCCGCGCAAGTCGGCCGGCCTTTGTCGGCGGCGGCTTCCGCCACGGCCCCGCCTTTCATGGCGGCGGCTTCCGCCATGGCGGACCGATGATCGCACGGCGTCACTTCATTGCGCCCGCGTATCACTACGGCTATCGCCGGCATCATTTCCGCCCGCACTATTACGGCTACAGCTATGGGCCGTCCTATTACTATCCGCGCTATTATCATTCGCGCCGCTTCTGCCGGATCGTGATGACCTATTACGGCCCGCGCAAGATCTGCCGCTATCGGCCGTGGCACCATCGTTACTATCATCACCGCCGCCACCATCGTTTCAACATCTATTGGTGA
- a CDS encoding hypothetical protein (product_source=Hypo-rule applied; cleavage_site_network=SignalP-noTM; superfamily=54427), with protein sequence MNVKMMLGLTAVAGLLVVAAPAERANAVSLVNPGIAAAVQGETATGTTEVHWHRGWHRHYGWHRRHWHRRHWRHRHW encoded by the coding sequence ATGAACGTGAAAATGATGTTGGGCCTGACCGCGGTTGCGGGACTGCTCGTCGTTGCCGCACCGGCCGAACGCGCGAACGCCGTGTCGCTGGTCAATCCCGGCATTGCGGCTGCGGTGCAGGGCGAAACCGCGACGGGAACCACCGAGGTGCACTGGCATCGCGGCTGGCATCGGCATTACGGTTGGCACCGCCGCCACTGGCACCGCCGTCACTGGCGTCACCGCCACTGGTGA
- a CDS encoding hypothetical protein (product_source=Hypo-rule applied; cath_funfam=1.20.5.510; cleavage_site_network=SignalP-TM; transmembrane_helix_parts=Inside_1_8,TMhelix_9_31,Outside_32_45,TMhelix_46_68,Inside_69_72), with protein MSKLSFRKLNGIAAFASTSGTLLVAGSALASQGPGVTPGTAGATTQLAMAIIVYGGSALLIAVGLIGAVRHR; from the coding sequence ATGTCGAAATTGTCATTTCGGAAATTGAATGGGATTGCCGCGTTCGCATCTACGAGCGGAACGCTGCTCGTTGCGGGAAGCGCCCTTGCCTCGCAAGGCCCGGGCGTGACGCCGGGCACCGCGGGTGCGACGACCCAGCTGGCAATGGCGATCATTGTCTATGGTGGGTCGGCGCTGCTGATCGCGGTGGGGTTGATCGGCGCCGTCAGGCACCGCTGA
- a CDS encoding hypothetical protein (product_source=Hypo-rule applied; cleavage_site_network=SignalP-noTM) has protein sequence MRITMAAMGFAVALGGLPMAGAAQAETTARVAQAQPSSDVSAQSRRPRARVRIYRNDDERGVYPSYNPGPNAVRDCTATYVQEFRPSGTVIVPRMNCYWRRG, from the coding sequence ATGCGGATCACGATGGCAGCGATGGGTTTTGCGGTGGCACTCGGCGGCTTGCCGATGGCGGGCGCGGCGCAGGCCGAGACGACCGCACGAGTCGCCCAGGCTCAGCCGAGCTCTGACGTCTCGGCGCAGAGCCGACGCCCCCGCGCGCGGGTGCGGATCTATCGCAACGACGACGAACGCGGCGTCTACCCCAGCTACAATCCCGGCCCCAATGCAGTGCGCGATTGCACGGCAACCTATGTGCAGGAGTTCCGCCCGAGCGGCACCGTCATCGTGCCGCGGATGAACTGCTACTGGCGCCGCGGCTGA